One sulfur-oxidizing endosymbiont of Gigantopelta aegis genomic region harbors:
- a CDS encoding transposase has protein sequence MNDQTKKPNKSYTSEFKESAVKLANETDQPVSQTARELGVNVNTLHTWISKYSKPVKTVANRSDEHIYDEVKRLKKELAKVIQERDLLKRPQRTLQGKLCEVRMDN, from the coding sequence ATGAATGATCAAACAAAAAAACCGAATAAAAGCTATACATCAGAATTTAAAGAATCAGCTGTCAAATTAGCTAATGAGACGGATCAACCCGTTTCTCAGACTGCCAGGGAGCTAGGTGTTAATGTAAATACTCTACATACCTGGATCAGTAAATATTCCAAACCGGTGAAGACGGTAGCCAATAGAAGTGATGAACACATTTATGATGAAGTAAAACGTCTGAAAAAAGAATTGGCAAAAGTGATTCAGGAGCGTGATTTATTAAAAAGGCCACAGCGTACTTTGCAAGGGAAACTTTGTGAAGTACGCATGGATAACTGA
- a CDS encoding methyltransferase domain-containing protein, whose amino-acid sequence MGVFIQKYQHLCLSAWLRVREWYTSELGQALLASEKNALNDLLEQVFGYNLVQLGCLDKAGLMAKSRTCSQYVIESLKPVSHLNNHSHLITEFEQLPIQNHSVDAVILPHTLEFEANPHQILREVERILVAEGKAVFLGFNPYSTWGLWHKYWDVKNTLANKKNKHKAPHELAPLPSCGHLISQRRLRDWLQLLGFDIDLISEYFYRPPIASLVLLNKLEFMEQAGQFSRILPAGGYLLVATKRVSTLTPIRPRWRFAKGIIGTETVETAGLKTNLEPNLDPKLDLSTDQQKKENK is encoded by the coding sequence ATGGGTGTTTTTATACAAAAATATCAACACCTTTGTTTATCGGCTTGGTTAAGAGTGCGTGAATGGTATACCAGTGAGCTAGGACAAGCTTTGCTCGCCAGTGAAAAAAATGCCCTGAATGATTTGTTGGAACAAGTTTTTGGCTATAACTTAGTGCAATTGGGTTGCTTGGACAAAGCAGGCTTAATGGCTAAATCAAGAACTTGTTCACAATACGTCATCGAGTCGCTTAAGCCTGTAAGTCACTTAAACAACCATTCTCACCTTATTACTGAATTCGAACAACTACCAATACAAAACCATTCAGTTGATGCAGTGATATTGCCTCATACCCTTGAATTTGAAGCCAATCCTCATCAAATACTCAGAGAAGTGGAACGTATACTGGTTGCCGAAGGTAAGGCTGTTTTTCTTGGTTTTAATCCTTATAGTACCTGGGGTTTGTGGCATAAATATTGGGATGTAAAAAATACCCTTGCCAATAAAAAAAATAAGCATAAAGCACCTCATGAGTTGGCACCTTTACCCTCATGTGGGCACCTCATTAGTCAGAGACGCTTGCGAGACTGGTTGCAATTGCTTGGATTTGACATTGACTTGATAAGTGAGTATTTTTATCGGCCGCCAATTGCCAGTTTGGTGTTACTTAATAAGCTCGAATTTATGGAGCAGGCGGGTCAGTTTTCCAGAATTTTACCTGCTGGTGGGTATTTGCTGGTAGCAACGAAGCGTGTTTCAACATTGACACCCATTCGTCCCCGTTGGCGTTTTGCTAAGGGGATAATAGGCACTGAGACAGTCGAAACAGCCGGTCTTAAGACGAACTTAGAGCCAAACTTGGATCCAAAGTTAGATCTAAGTACGGATCAACAAAAAAAAGAAAATAAATAA
- the leuC gene encoding 3-isopropylmalate dehydratase large subunit: MGAKTLYDKLWDSHVVRENDDGTSLLYIDRQLIHEVTSPQAFEGLRLANRQPWKLSSNLATPDHNVPTTDRDKGISDPISKLQVDTLDDNCKAFGITEFKMDDIRQGIVHVVSPEQGATLPGMTLVCGDSHTSTHGAFGTLAFGIGTSEVEHVLATQCLIQKKSKNMRVEVNGSLNPSVTAKDVILAIIGKIGTAGGTGYAIEFSGDTIQSFSMEGRMTLSNMAIEAGARAGMVAVDQTTIDYVKGRPYAPKDEQWQNAIEYWQTFYSDDDAIFDKTVTLDAKKIKPQVTWGTSPEMTMAIDEAIPDPDKESDPVKQEGMKAALEYMGLTAGKAISTIPVDVVFIGSCTNSRVEDIRAAAAVADGQQVAKNIKQALVVPGSGLIKQQAEKEGLDKILLAAGFEWREPGCSMCLAMNADRLEPQERCASTSNRNFEGRQGQGGRTHLVSPAMAAAAAIAGHFIDVNDCLASKT, from the coding sequence ATGGGTGCTAAAACATTGTATGATAAATTGTGGGATAGTCATGTTGTCCGTGAAAATGATGATGGTACGTCACTATTATATATCGATCGACAATTAATTCATGAGGTGACTTCCCCCCAAGCATTTGAAGGGCTTAGACTGGCTAATCGTCAACCCTGGAAATTATCATCTAATCTTGCCACGCCTGATCATAATGTGCCAACAACTGATCGTGATAAGGGAATCAGTGATCCCATATCTAAGCTTCAGGTTGATACCTTGGATGATAATTGTAAAGCCTTCGGCATTACTGAATTTAAAATGGATGACATCCGTCAGGGTATTGTTCACGTAGTCAGTCCTGAGCAAGGGGCAACCTTGCCGGGTATGACTTTAGTGTGTGGCGATTCTCATACTTCCACTCACGGTGCATTTGGTACATTAGCTTTTGGAATTGGTACCTCAGAAGTCGAACATGTTTTAGCTACCCAATGTTTGATTCAGAAAAAATCAAAAAATATGCGAGTTGAGGTCAATGGGTCGTTAAACCCCAGTGTTACCGCTAAAGATGTTATTTTAGCCATTATTGGCAAAATCGGTACCGCAGGTGGTACGGGTTATGCCATTGAATTCTCGGGTGATACCATTCAATCCTTCTCAATGGAAGGGCGAATGACCCTATCGAATATGGCAATTGAAGCCGGAGCAAGAGCCGGAATGGTTGCCGTTGATCAAACTACGATTGATTACGTGAAGGGTAGACCTTATGCCCCTAAAGATGAGCAATGGCAAAATGCAATTGAATATTGGCAGACCTTCTACTCAGATGATGATGCTATTTTTGATAAAACAGTGACTTTGGATGCTAAAAAGATTAAACCTCAGGTCACTTGGGGCACTTCGCCTGAAATGACCATGGCGATTGATGAAGCGATTCCAGATCCAGACAAAGAATCCGATCCAGTCAAACAAGAAGGCATGAAAGCTGCACTTGAATACATGGGCTTAACTGCGGGTAAAGCAATCTCGACAATTCCTGTTGATGTTGTGTTTATTGGCTCTTGTACTAATTCTCGTGTTGAAGATATTCGTGCCGCTGCCGCAGTTGCCGATGGCCAACAAGTGGCAAAAAATATTAAACAAGCTTTAGTAGTACCAGGCTCAGGTCTGATTAAACAACAAGCTGAAAAAGAAGGACTTGATAAAATTTTGCTTGCAGCAGGATTTGAATGGCGCGAACCGGGTTGTTCTATGTGTTTGGCTATGAATGCCGATCGTTTAGAACCACAAGAACGTTGTGCTTCCACTTCCAATCGTAATTTTGAAGGACGTCAGGGGCAGGGTGGACGCACGCATTTGGTGAGTCCTGCCATGGCCGCAGCAGCGGCTATTGCCGGGCATTTTATTGATGTGAATGATTGTTTAGCAAGTAAGACTTAG
- a CDS encoding LysR family transcriptional regulator: MDIPAIETFLCVAKKQSFSLTAETLYLSQPAISKRIASLESELNYQLFDRIKKKIILTEAGRLFLPRAQKIIDEVQSGKNALAEMGGIVAGELAMLTSHHIGLHHLPPVLKQYVYEYPQVNLKLDFMNSEAACLAVENAEIELAVTTLPNNPATCLKLVKIWSDPMTICINNYHPILENKHLEKNASIDFTAHDLKELTQFPVILPEKGTYTRELLDEYFSKFSLELNVKLSNNYLETIKMMVSVGLGWSVLPQTLVDDSLIAINTPSLSANRSLGIITHKKRSLSPAAQKMIDLITQYR, encoded by the coding sequence ATGGACATTCCCGCTATAGAAACTTTTCTTTGTGTCGCAAAAAAACAGTCCTTTTCATTAACGGCTGAAACCCTTTATCTAAGCCAACCAGCCATTAGTAAGCGTATCGCCTCACTGGAATCTGAACTTAATTACCAATTGTTTGATCGCATCAAGAAAAAAATCATACTCACCGAAGCAGGACGCTTGTTTCTACCCCGAGCACAGAAGATTATTGACGAAGTTCAATCCGGTAAAAATGCACTGGCAGAAATGGGTGGTATTGTCGCGGGTGAATTAGCCATGCTAACCAGTCATCATATTGGTTTACATCATTTGCCACCGGTATTAAAGCAATATGTTTATGAATATCCTCAGGTCAATTTAAAACTCGATTTCATGAATTCAGAAGCGGCCTGCCTAGCCGTTGAAAATGCCGAAATAGAACTGGCCGTGACAACTTTACCCAACAATCCCGCAACTTGCCTTAAGCTAGTTAAAATATGGTCTGATCCCATGACCATCTGTATTAACAATTATCATCCAATTTTAGAAAATAAGCATTTGGAAAAGAATGCATCCATTGATTTTACAGCACATGATTTAAAAGAACTGACTCAATTTCCAGTAATTTTACCTGAAAAAGGAACTTATACCCGTGAACTTTTAGATGAATATTTTTCTAAATTCTCTCTTGAGCTTAATGTTAAATTATCTAATAATTATCTTGAAACCATAAAAATGATGGTCAGTGTTGGCCTAGGATGGAGTGTATTACCGCAAACGCTAGTGGATGATTCTTTAATAGCAATTAATACCCCAAGTTTATCTGCTAATCGCTCCCTAGGCATCATCACACATAAAAAAAGAAGCTTATCACCAGCGGCGCAAAAGATGATTGATTTGATCACTCAATATAGATAA
- a CDS encoding N-6 DNA methylase, producing MIKILGAEVVAEHALTTYKGFIRETVSLDGQLLIDRMEYEIEQGNFFSGAGINGFGEEVIFSWYLDVARLKQHQAKIIDGLKGILLSFSMYRADKLTSARSKDVLKSFYQDLVPNELRKSLGEFYTPEWLVEVTLDRINVKNFLTQRFLDPTCGSASFLLALIRKIKIQATDDGWGDLEVLKHIINNVWGFDLNPLAVQTVRGLLKVS from the coding sequence TTGATAAAAATTCTTGGTGCAGAAGTTGTTGCCGAACATGCACTAACCACTTATAAAGGATTTATCAGAGAAACAGTCAGCCTTGATGGTCAATTATTAATTGACCGAATGGAATATGAAATTGAACAGGGTAATTTCTTTTCTGGTGCTGGAATAAATGGGTTTGGAGAAGAAGTTATTTTCAGTTGGTATCTTGATGTTGCAAGATTGAAACAACATCAAGCCAAAATAATTGATGGATTAAAAGGTATTTTGCTTTCATTCTCCATGTATAGAGCGGATAAATTAACTTCCGCACGTTCAAAAGATGTTCTTAAGTCGTTTTATCAAGATCTCGTGCCAAATGAGCTACGAAAAAGTCTGGGTGAATTTTATACACCAGAATGGTTGGTTGAAGTCACTCTGGATAGAATCAATGTAAAAAATTTTTTAACTCAACGATTTCTTGATCCAACATGTGGTTCAGCTTCTTTCTTACTGGCTTTAATCAGGAAAATAAAAATACAAGCAACAGATGATGGGTGGGGTGATTTAGAAGTGTTAAAACACATCATAAACAATGTCTGGGGCTTTGATTTAAATCCTTTAGCAGTCCAGACTGTCAGGGGTCTCCTGAAAGTGTCCTAA
- a CDS encoding transposase, protein MLSVIEQKNQRIKILEEALRLARSKRFAPSSEKSDGQERLFDEAEQAADDEGLPEPKTTSPKKKEKTGRKPFSKTIPRVPVFIDLTDEEKAG, encoded by the coding sequence TTGTTGAGTGTCATTGAACAGAAAAACCAACGTATAAAAATACTGGAAGAAGCCCTTCGTCTGGCTCGTAGTAAACGCTTTGCACCCAGCAGTGAAAAAAGTGATGGTCAGGAACGCTTATTTGATGAAGCTGAGCAGGCGGCTGACGATGAGGGGCTCCCTGAACCTAAAACCACTTCGCCTAAGAAGAAAGAAAAAACAGGCAGGAAGCCTTTCTCAAAGACTATTCCAAGAGTCCCTGTCTTCATCGATCTGACAGATGAAGAAAAAGCCGGTTGA
- the istB gene encoding IS21-like element helper ATPase IstB produces MLDMPTDKEVERLLEQLKYFKLPGIAEHYEETALKANKDSWSHVNYLTQLIELENNRRQERAIERKVKTARFPFVKTLQQFSWNWPKKINQLQIKDLFRLQFLKQHTNIILLGGVGLGKTHLATALGHHACLNGKRVLFTNTVDAINSLIVAQKSGRLKLEMRKYIKPEILILDELGYLPIDKNGADMLFQIISGRYEVGSTVITTNRAFKDWPEIFNNDSTLTSALLDRLLHHAQTVVIEGKSYRMKDQIES; encoded by the coding sequence ATGCTTGATATGCCCACTGATAAAGAAGTCGAAAGACTACTTGAACAGTTGAAATACTTTAAGTTGCCTGGTATTGCCGAGCATTATGAAGAGACGGCTTTAAAGGCTAATAAAGACAGTTGGTCTCATGTTAATTACCTGACTCAGTTAATTGAGTTGGAAAATAATAGGCGACAGGAAAGAGCAATTGAACGTAAAGTGAAAACGGCTCGATTCCCATTTGTGAAAACACTACAGCAGTTCAGTTGGAACTGGCCAAAGAAAATTAATCAACTGCAGATCAAGGATCTCTTTCGGCTACAGTTTTTAAAGCAACACACTAATATTATTTTACTGGGTGGCGTTGGCTTAGGAAAAACGCATCTGGCCACCGCCTTAGGTCATCATGCCTGTCTCAATGGAAAACGGGTCTTGTTTACAAATACGGTGGATGCCATTAACTCACTCATTGTGGCACAGAAATCGGGTCGTTTGAAACTGGAAATGCGCAAATACATTAAACCTGAAATCCTCATTTTAGATGAACTGGGCTACTTACCCATTGATAAGAATGGAGCCGATATGCTGTTTCAAATCATCTCTGGTCGTTATGAAGTGGGCTCAACGGTGATCACCACCAATCGTGCCTTTAAGGACTGGCCAGAGATCTTTAACAATGACAGCACATTGACCTCAGCATTGCTGGATAGATTACTGCATCATGCTCAGACAGTGGTTATTGAAGGAAAAAGCTATCGTATGAAAGATCAGATTGAAAGTTAA
- the tnpA gene encoding IS66 family insertion sequence element accessory protein TnpA, whose amino-acid sequence MKPETQANSKQFWQDHVNQWNENSISQASYCQEHGLPIKRFGYYKRKLLGATTQTSAMTKGNGFIQLSSPTHYSARTSALIVELPNQLRIEGVTADNVQLVKQLAGLFQ is encoded by the coding sequence ATGAAACCAGAAACCCAAGCCAACTCAAAACAATTTTGGCAAGACCACGTTAATCAATGGAATGAAAACAGTATCAGCCAGGCATCCTATTGTCAGGAACATGGGCTACCCATCAAACGTTTTGGCTATTACAAGCGTAAGTTGCTGGGTGCAACAACGCAAACCAGTGCGATGACAAAGGGGAATGGTTTTATTCAACTATCTTCCCCGACACACTATTCAGCCCGCACCTCAGCATTAATTGTAGAATTACCCAATCAGCTACGCATTGAAGGGGTGACTGCCGATAATGTACAGCTGGTAAAACAATTAGCAGGATTGTTCCAATGA
- the dnaQ gene encoding DNA polymerase III subunit epsilon, whose product MRQIVLDTETTGLEPAHGHRIIEIGCVEMVDRQLTGNTFHKYINPETKKVDQGALEVHGITDDFLSDKPYFADVYDEFLEFVKGCELIIHNAPFDVGFLNNEIKLLEKKLAQPLQMVDVSCQILDSLKLARENHPGQKNNLDALCRRYFIDNSNRQLHGALLDSEILADVYLAMTGGQTSLSLDDSADSGANSETIRRLSSTRAALKVQAPNNEELDAHTEYVAMLEKKSGQSGVWS is encoded by the coding sequence ATGAGACAAATAGTACTGGATACAGAAACGACAGGTCTTGAACCGGCTCATGGTCATCGAATTATCGAAATTGGCTGCGTTGAGATGGTTGACCGACAATTAACCGGCAATACCTTCCATAAATACATCAATCCTGAAACCAAGAAAGTGGATCAGGGAGCATTAGAAGTGCATGGTATTACGGATGATTTCTTATCAGATAAGCCATATTTTGCCGATGTTTATGATGAATTTTTGGAGTTTGTTAAGGGCTGTGAGTTAATTATTCATAATGCGCCTTTTGATGTTGGCTTCTTAAATAATGAAATTAAATTATTAGAAAAAAAATTAGCTCAGCCTCTTCAAATGGTGGATGTGAGTTGTCAGATCCTCGATTCTTTAAAGCTGGCAAGAGAAAACCATCCTGGCCAAAAAAATAATCTGGATGCACTTTGTCGACGTTATTTTATTGATAATAGTAATCGACAATTACACGGTGCCTTACTGGATTCTGAAATTCTAGCAGATGTTTATCTCGCTATGACCGGTGGGCAAACGAGTTTATCTTTGGATGATAGTGCTGATAGTGGGGCTAATTCAGAAACGATACGACGTTTAAGCTCAACTCGTGCGGCATTGAAAGTGCAGGCGCCAAATAATGAAGAGCTGGATGCGCATACTGAATATGTTGCCATGCTGGAAAAGAAATCCGGGCAAAGTGGTGTCTGGAGCTAA
- a CDS encoding PPC domain-containing protein, translated as MTNRFLLLTTISLMSSFASFTSAYAADTTSIYPEDTIVKEIDYKSWHFYKIEVDNPTKLTVKLRKISDDVDLYVSRSKKPTKNEFLCAPLKQGSSIETCRLTSHTAATWYIGVHGKLKSDYQLNVQTNDLNLLSQIN; from the coding sequence ATGACTAACCGTTTTCTTTTGCTAACAACTATCAGTTTAATGAGCAGTTTTGCGAGCTTTACTTCAGCTTATGCTGCTGATACCACCTCAATTTATCCGGAAGACACAATTGTTAAAGAAATTGACTATAAAAGTTGGCATTTTTACAAAATTGAAGTTGATAATCCTACTAAACTGACTGTTAAGCTAAGAAAAATTAGCGATGATGTTGATTTATATGTTTCACGTTCCAAGAAACCAACTAAAAATGAATTTCTTTGTGCTCCGCTTAAGCAAGGCTCATCCATTGAGACCTGTCGCTTAACCAGCCATACTGCCGCTACTTGGTATATCGGTGTACACGGTAAATTGAAAAGTGATTATCAGTTGAACGTACAAACCAATGATTTAAATCTGCTCTCACAAATAAATTAG
- the rnhA gene encoding ribonuclease HI yields MDNKTIYLFTDGACKGNPGRGGWGVLMKYNDTEKELFGGELDTTNNRMEMMAAIKGLAELKRPCEVVLTTDSQYLRKGITEWITNWKKRGWKTASKKPVKNVDLWKQLDELSKEHTISWEWVKGHSGHIENERADDLANRGIEML; encoded by the coding sequence ATGGATAATAAAACGATTTACCTCTTTACTGATGGCGCTTGCAAGGGCAATCCCGGCCGCGGTGGCTGGGGAGTACTCATGAAATACAATGACACAGAGAAAGAATTATTTGGCGGTGAACTCGATACGACTAATAATCGCATGGAAATGATGGCAGCGATCAAAGGCCTAGCAGAACTCAAACGTCCCTGTGAAGTGGTATTAACAACGGATTCACAATATTTACGCAAAGGTATTACAGAATGGATTACTAACTGGAAAAAAAGGGGCTGGAAAACAGCGAGCAAAAAACCAGTTAAAAATGTCGATTTATGGAAACAACTAGATGAATTGAGTAAAGAGCATACGATTAGCTGGGAATGGGTAAAGGGACATTCAGGACACATCGAAAACGAAAGAGCCGATGATCTGGCGAATAGAGGCATTGAGATGCTATGA
- the tnpB gene encoding IS66 family insertion sequence element accessory protein TnpB (TnpB, as the term is used for proteins encoded by IS66 family insertion elements, is considered an accessory protein, since TnpC, encoded by a neighboring gene, is a DDE family transposase.), producing MKSAILPSLSLPQVYLYLKPVDFRKSFIGLSAIVECELGHNPFAGHLYAFTNRQRNKIKCLFWDNTGFVLYYKSLSEEKFKWPKGEDDLMNITGQQINWLLDGYDISVMKPHKKLHYESVF from the coding sequence ATGAAGTCAGCCATACTTCCATCACTCAGCCTGCCACAGGTGTATCTCTATCTGAAGCCTGTTGATTTTCGTAAAAGTTTTATTGGCCTCAGTGCCATTGTTGAATGTGAATTAGGTCATAATCCTTTTGCAGGCCATCTGTATGCCTTTACCAATCGTCAGCGTAATAAAATTAAATGCCTCTTCTGGGATAATACCGGTTTTGTACTCTATTACAAAAGTCTCTCAGAAGAAAAGTTCAAATGGCCAAAGGGTGAAGATGACCTGATGAATATCACCGGACAACAAATCAACTGGCTATTAGACGGCTATGATATCAGTGTCATGAAACCGCATAAGAAATTGCATTATGAGTCTGTATTTTAA
- a CDS encoding IS3 family transposase yields MPFYGCFRSCYYDWVSSPKTDREKENEALTEQLKNCLKTVARLMEPVVLKRKLAEKGVHISRRRIGRLMKKAGLFCKTKRRFKATTNSKHNKRISPNLLEREFTVSQPDRYYVGDITYIATKEGWLYLAVVIDLFSRQIVGWSMDERMKAKLVNDALLMAIWKRKPMDGLLWHTDRGSQYASDSHRKILSDHNIIQSMSRKGNCWDNAVSESFFHSLKTELTHHCRFKTRVEAKQAIFEYIEVFYNRERLHSANDYLSPVDYEIQQEIA; encoded by the coding sequence GTGCCGTTTTATGGATGTTTCCGTAGTTGCTATTATGATTGGGTTAGCTCTCCTAAAACGGATAGAGAGAAAGAAAATGAAGCGCTTACTGAGCAGCTAAAAAACTGTTTGAAGACAGTCGCAAGACTTATGGAACCCGTCGTCTTAAAAAGAAAACTGGCTGAAAAAGGCGTTCATATAAGCCGCCGGAGAATTGGTCGATTAATGAAAAAAGCCGGTTTGTTTTGTAAAACGAAGAGACGCTTTAAAGCGACGACTAATTCCAAGCATAATAAGCGTATATCTCCAAATTTACTGGAAAGAGAGTTTACTGTCTCTCAACCTGATCGCTACTATGTGGGTGATATTACCTATATTGCCACCAAGGAAGGCTGGTTATATTTAGCGGTTGTCATTGACTTATTCTCTAGGCAAATTGTTGGCTGGTCGATGGATGAGCGAATGAAAGCCAAGCTAGTCAATGATGCTTTACTGATGGCCATATGGAAGCGTAAACCAATGGATGGATTGCTTTGGCATACTGACCGAGGTAGCCAATATGCCTCTGATAGTCATAGAAAAATATTGTCGGATCATAACATAATTCAGTCTATGAGCCGCAAAGGAAATTGCTGGGACAATGCTGTATCAGAGAGCTTCTTTCATAGTTTGAAAACTGAATTGACGCACCATTGTCGATTCAAAACCAGAGTAGAAGCAAAGCAGGCAATATTTGAATATATTGAGGTATTTTATAATCGGGAGCGACTTCATTCGGCTAATGATTATTTGTCACCAGTCGATTATGAAATACAGCAGGAAATAGCTTAA
- the leuD gene encoding 3-isopropylmalate dehydratase small subunit, producing MEKFIKMTAIAVPLDRANVDTDAIIPKQFLKSIKRSGFGPNLFDEWRYLDHGEPGMDNSNRPINPDFILNKDRYKGARILLARDNFGCGSSREHAPWALEDFGMRVIIAPSFADIFYNNCFKNGLLPIILSETVIDDLFNAVENNEGFQLTVDLKQKKITADASSGQAFDIDFDLDQFRRHCLLEGLDEIALTLENSDDIRAYEKKQQAITPWLF from the coding sequence ATGGAAAAGTTTATAAAAATGACAGCGATAGCAGTGCCTCTGGATCGTGCTAATGTGGATACGGATGCAATTATTCCGAAGCAATTCTTAAAATCCATTAAGCGCAGTGGTTTTGGTCCTAACTTATTTGATGAATGGCGTTATCTGGATCATGGAGAGCCGGGTATGGATAATTCCAATCGTCCCATCAATCCAGATTTCATATTAAATAAAGATCGTTATAAGGGCGCTAGAATTTTATTGGCCCGTGATAACTTCGGCTGTGGTTCTTCCCGTGAGCATGCCCCCTGGGCATTGGAGGATTTTGGGATGCGGGTCATCATTGCCCCCAGTTTTGCTGATATTTTCTACAATAACTGTTTTAAAAATGGCTTATTACCTATCATCTTATCTGAAACAGTGATCGATGATTTATTTAATGCTGTAGAAAATAATGAAGGTTTTCAATTGACTGTGGATTTAAAACAGAAAAAAATCACTGCTGATGCATCCTCGGGTCAGGCATTTGATATAGATTTTGACCTGGATCAGTTTCGACGTCATTGTTTGCTAGAAGGTCTGGATGAAATTGCCCTCACCTTAGAAAATTCGGATGATATTCGTGCTTATGAGAAAAAACAACAGGCTATAACACCTTGGTTATTCTAG
- a CDS encoding Eco57I restriction-modification methylase domain-containing protein: MANSLQIHETAVIQTARVNILIAISDLLDNNKGTDIEIPILLADAVYSPARNPKKDELIVSYKIGSEVADLEILLPSELAFDRSRLDSVFLLMDNLVSKSTQWRETEKKINTKKLITSNEMKEWRSPLKHTYEKILDLHERNWNGIWFRIVRNFFWSAIAGKFDVVVGNPPWVRWSKLPELYRERIKPTCDHYGIFSKQNFMVEMNLIYQE, from the coding sequence ATGGCCAACTCTTTACAAATTCACGAGACCGCTGTCATCCAGACTGCCCGAGTGAATATATTAATCGCTATTTCTGATTTATTAGACAATAACAAAGGAACAGATATAGAAATACCGATTCTTTTAGCGGATGCAGTGTATTCCCCAGCTCGAAATCCTAAAAAAGATGAATTGATTGTCTCTTATAAAATTGGTAGTGAAGTAGCCGATCTTGAAATTTTATTGCCTTCAGAATTGGCTTTTGATAGAAGTCGTTTAGATTCCGTATTTTTACTAATGGATAATTTAGTTTCAAAAAGTACTCAGTGGCGTGAGACAGAAAAAAAAATTAATACAAAAAAATTAATTACATCCAATGAAATGAAAGAATGGAGATCACCACTCAAGCATACTTATGAAAAAATTCTGGATTTACATGAAAGAAACTGGAATGGTATCTGGTTTCGTATAGTGCGTAATTTCTTCTGGTCTGCTATTGCAGGAAAGTTTGATGTGGTTGTTGGTAATCCACCTTGGGTCAGATGGTCAAAATTACCCGAATTATACCGTGAACGTATAAAGCCAACCTGTGATCATTATGGAATTTTCTCAAAACAAAATTTCATGGTGGAAATGAACTTGATATATCAGGAATGA